A region of the Pseudomonas sp. J452 genome:
ACTGACCTCGTTGCCCACCACCAGCAGCGGTACGCCAGCCAGCGGGCTGCGCTCGGCGGGGATGACCATGACCCCTTCCGGGCCGAGGTCGCCGGCTTCGGCGGCAGGCGGCTTGGCGGTGGCATCGCGGTTGCTGACCAGCTCGACGAAACGCGGCGCCTTGGGGTTGCTCAGGTCGTAGACCATCACCGCGCTGATGCGCTCCAGGCCGATAAAGGCATAGGGCTTGCCCCACAGGGTGCTGACGGTCACGCCTTCCGGCTCCGGGCCTTTGTCGTCGCTGCGCCCGTCCGGGGTGTTTTCCTTGTGGTTGCTGTTGAACAGGGCGGGCAGGCGCTCGGCGCTGATCCGCTCGAAGTCCGCGCCACTGTCATACACGCGCGTGCCCTCGCTGCTCCAGATCGAGAAGGAGCGGGCGCCGAAGGCGTAGATGGCGTTGTAGGTGCCGGTCTGCGGGTCCAGGCCACTGGCCTTGCTCACGGTCAGGCGGCCGAGGTTGGCGTTTTGCTTGAGCGTGCCGGCGTCGGGGAAGACGGCCGGGTCGAGCAAGTAGGCGGTGCTGCCGACACGGACTTCCTCGCTGTAGCCACCATAGGCGCGGGCATCGCCCTCGTTAGCGGTGACCAGGTAGGTCTGCCCGCGCTGGCTGAAGCTGCTGATGGCGTCCGGCTGGTAGAGGCCGCGGATCGGCCAGTTGCGGATATTCACCGCAGAGTCCTTGTCGCTGGCGTCCAACTCGTTGCCGGCCAACTGGTGATCCTTGTAACCCAGGCCGTGTACCGCCTTGACCTGGGCGCGGCGCACGTCGATTTCGGCGATGGCATTGTTCTCCTGCAGGGTCACCCAGGCGCGCTTGCCGTCCTTGCTGATGGTGATGTATTCCGGCTCGAAGTCCTGGGCCACGCTGGCGTTGGGGCCGAACACGCGGATCGACGGGTCCAGCTGCTCGCGGCTGAACGCGCGGAAGTCGGCGGTGCGCACGTTGGCCTGGCTCAGGCGGCTGAGGCGCTTGGGCAGGTCGATGATGCTCACCGAGCCTTCCGGATCGACCAGGTAGTCGTCGCTCGGCTCGCCTTCGTTGGCCACCAGCACACGCTGGCCGTCGTGGCTGAAGGTCAGCATGTCGGGCAGGGCGCCGACCTGGACCCGGCCGCGGATCTGGCCATCGGCATCGAGGAACACCACCTGACCCGGTTCGGTCTTCACGCTGTTTTCCACGGCGGCGGCCACCAGGCCCTTGTGCACGGCCACGCTGTTGATCGAGCTGCCATAGGCCGACAGGTCGATATTGAACAGCAGCTTGGGCTGGGCCGGGTCGCGGATATCCAGGACATCGAGCTTGCCGCTGGCGGCGTTGACCACGAACAGGCGTTGGCTGCGCGCATCATGGGCGACGATTTCCGCCGCGCCCTGTTCGAACAGGCCGCTCTGGTAAGTGCCCAGCGGGCTGATCTTGAGTGTGTGCGGCGTGTTGCCAGCGATGGCCGGGGTGGCCAGCAGCGAGGCGAGGGTGAGGGCCGAGGCAAGGCGGGTAAGGCGCATGGGGCAGTCCTGGAGGCGAAAAGGGCTGCTCAGCATGTTGGCTGCAGATGTCGGCACAGTTAACGCCAGAAGAACCTTTTCTGACAGTTTTGTCGTCGTAACCGATTGCCTGTGGGCGGCAGCTTTTTCAGGGCCATCCCACTCGCCTGCCTTGCCAGGGTGTTGCCTCATTTACAGTGCGCCGTGTGCACCCATGACCCTGGGGGGTTAGAGGGCCTGCAGCGTCGCGTGGATCTCATCGAAGGCGGGGCGCTGCGCCGGCTGCTCGCTCAGGCAGCGGTCGCGCAGCTGGCTGAGGGCCGCCGGCAGCGCGGCGTCCCTGCAGCGCTCCAGCAGTTCTTCAAGCAGGCAGCCGAAGGCGCGCGCCTCCAGGCGTTGCAGTGCCTGAGCCTGGGTCCCCTGGAGGGGGAAGAACGAGGCCGCGCCAAAGTCGCTGAGCAGGCACTGGCCCTGTGAATCTGCCAGCAGATTGTGCGCGTACAGGTCGCCATGCAGGATGCCCTGGGCATGCAGGTGGGCCACGGCCGCGGCGGCGCCGCGAGCAATGCGCAGGGCTTCGGCGAGGCTGAAACGGCGCTCGGCCGGGTACTGGTCGCGGGTGCAGCTGGCCAGCGAGGGCGGGCCGGCCAGCACCTGATAACTCGGTTCGATCAGCTCCAGCAGCAGGCCCGCCGGTGCGCCAGGCTGCTCGGCCAGCGGGCCGGCCACGCGGATCAGGTTGGGGTGTGCGCCGGCAGCCAGGCAGGCGGCCATTTCGCTGTGGGGCAGGCCGTCGCTGGTCAGCGCGCCCTTGAACAGCTTGGCCGCCATCGCCTGGGGCGGCTGGCCGGGGCGCGACCACTGGGCGCGGTGGATCATGCCGCTGGCGCCCTGGCCGAGCAGTTCGCCGATATCCAGCTGCGCGCGCGCTATTGGCGGGTGCGGGTGGCGAGCCAGGGCCAGCGCCTCCTCGCGGTCGCTGAACGGGTTGCCGGCAAAGGCCAGCCAGCTCAGGCGCGGCAGCTGCAGCAGCCAGTCGGGCAGGCCGTCGAGGCGGTTGGCGGCGATGCGCAGCAGTTCCAGGTTATGGCAGGCGGCCAGGCTGTCCGGCAGGTCGGTGAGCTGGTTGCCGGCCAGCATCAGCTTTTGCAGGCGCGCGCAGTCGCCCAGCTCTTGCGGCAGCTGGCTGAGCTGGTTGTCGGTCAGGATCAGCCAGCGCAGGGCTTTGGGCAGTGCGGCGGCCGGCAGGTGACGCAGGCGGTTGGCCTTGAAGCCGACCATCTCCAGCTGCGGGCAGTCGCCGAGGACTTCTGGCAGCTCGCTGAAGGGGTTGTCCGAGCAGAATACGACC
Encoded here:
- a CDS encoding choice-of-anchor I family protein, coding for MRLTRLASALTLASLLATPAIAGNTPHTLKISPLGTYQSGLFEQGAAEIVAHDARSQRLFVVNAASGKLDVLDIRDPAQPKLLFNIDLSAYGSSINSVAVHKGLVAAAVENSVKTEPGQVVFLDADGQIRGRVQVGALPDMLTFSHDGQRVLVANEGEPSDDYLVDPEGSVSIIDLPKRLSRLSQANVRTADFRAFSREQLDPSIRVFGPNASVAQDFEPEYITISKDGKRAWVTLQENNAIAEIDVRRAQVKAVHGLGYKDHQLAGNELDASDKDSAVNIRNWPIRGLYQPDAISSFSQRGQTYLVTANEGDARAYGGYSEEVRVGSTAYLLDPAVFPDAGTLKQNANLGRLTVSKASGLDPQTGTYNAIYAFGARSFSIWSSEGTRVYDSGADFERISAERLPALFNSNHKENTPDGRSDDKGPEPEGVTVSTLWGKPYAFIGLERISAVMVYDLSNPKAPRFVELVSNRDATAKPPAAEAGDLGPEGVMVIPAERSPLAGVPLLVVGNEVSGSTTLYRIDRQ
- a CDS encoding leucine-rich repeat-containing protein kinase family protein, coding for MHTLEQLRRGKLAGITRLDLCAGLREFPREIFDLAESLEVLNLSANQLTSLPADLPRLHKLKVVFCSDNPFSELPEVLGDCPQLEMVGFKANRLRHLPAAALPKALRWLILTDNQLSQLPQELGDCARLQKLMLAGNQLTDLPDSLAACHNLELLRIAANRLDGLPDWLLQLPRLSWLAFAGNPFSDREEALALARHPHPPIARAQLDIGELLGQGASGMIHRAQWSRPGQPPQAMAAKLFKGALTSDGLPHSEMAACLAAGAHPNLIRVAGPLAEQPGAPAGLLLELIEPSYQVLAGPPSLASCTRDQYPAERRFSLAEALRIARGAAAAVAHLHAQGILHGDLYAHNLLADSQGQCLLSDFGAASFFPLQGTQAQALQRLEARAFGCLLEELLERCRDAALPAALSQLRDRCLSEQPAQRPAFDEIHATLQAL